One window of the Pempheris klunzingeri isolate RE-2024b chromosome 10, fPemKlu1.hap1, whole genome shotgun sequence genome contains the following:
- the obsl1b gene encoding obscurin-like protein 1 isoform X3, producing the protein MDVFGGAPRFLAYPRPVVVQSGTDAVLKCQIGGDPRPAVIWERNNEKIDPQGRYRVFEDGNVYNLIISAVTTEDSGQYICKAKNSIGETYAAATLKVEGEAQEMELREENKPRFLIKPLSTRVGRGEDAVFSCKLWGNPRPEVVWEKDGRKLNEIFESTHFSVGYQDGGWFQLKIFKTRAPDGGVYTCKARNEFGEALAGAVLLVDAGPGHEEEGNRNGYTNGHWKANQGKQRSGRQVPNRLKDDTLTKSTKVKMFAVTEGKHAKFRCFVTGKPKPEIIWRKDGRLILSGRRYLLYEDREGYFTLKVLYCKQKDNGVYVCAASNTAGQTLSAVHLSVKDPPVRFKQPLIDLEVWERDLAVLECEVPEDSVPITWYLEDRRLQPGAKYGMEEWGTKRRLTIRDIGVDDDGIYLCEMPDGGRSIAEVAVKGTILRKLPRKVDVLEGENAAFCVEVEKEEMDIHWYKDGGELRETHQTILKSFGRTHILVFVNTMPQDSGLVTFLVGRSKTSSQLRVKAARHCPPSCPVGVQINTERANAALLSWVPAQDSRKNPPSGYVLERQEVGTGSQEWLQCLTTDSATSVEILGDSVPCEADYRFRICSVNKYGKSNNVEFPRAVHLVPVARIQAPLQDALVPEGQDALFSIELSASVIGTWFLNGTQLQEDEHYSMRRSRTHQSLRIRGVCDTDNGADITFIAYGIRDSAALYIQAPLVKFSSLSEMDRNKFVEIGNPIVLYCELSDPAAPVHWYKNGVELQTMEGLQIQSEGTMRRIVIQSAEFSHSGVYCCDAIDDVIRFNVEVEAPPVKITTLCEAERNKSVEVGEPLVLQCEISDPNAQVTWYKDGIKLREAAEQDMLAEGSIRTLAFQSAMPSHAGIYSCKTTDDAMQFHVDVKAPLLKFSALSESDQKKTITAGSPIALQCELSDPTGQVSWYKDGTKLLPHNGVDIQSEGNLRSLVVPSAERAHTGVYRCESKDDDIQFAVEVKALPVKFPVHQETDRNQSVQEGSPIVLSCELDSCDSSAHVVWYKDGTKLQPQDNMEIQSDGLRRTLLIHSAESIHGGTYECSTSDDTITFKVDVKAPPVMFADISEEDLFKSAVEQEQLVLLCEVSRADGVVQWYKDGTEMQPSNNVTMQAEGTNRSLTIHSAQLSDTGTYTCRAGDNVLMFKVNIREPPVMIIHPKEDVHLDRHVPEEIILSCELSRPSGVVSWYKDGQKLQESENIKLKIEGPYRRLKILTSGVEDSGEYVCDTADNSIFFHLNITEPPVRIVSPSQSQMELCQQTSERMVLSCEISRPNAVVRWYRDGLEVEENDNLILEVDGVYRRLIIPETTVKDSAEYVCDTADDSMTFFVNIAEPPVRFIRSRKVASKVEKVAGQTLVLDCEVSRSNAEVTWKKNGEEVEDSRNITILEDGVIRQLTVHSLTMEDAGQYVCDAKDDVMDFHVKVQELPVRILGKTDAKTEKQFLVSDDIILVCELSRSNASVSWYKDNQLIDDTERYCSEEQGVFRSLVVLNAGLEDSGEYTCDAVDDKMVFYITVKEPPVQIIGNSGHPEHHILVAGDDLILECEVSRPNSSVQWLRNGEILKPDTRINIDSYDVVRKLVLSGLQPSDSGKYICDAIDDKLITIVEVQEPPVKFVNKQANSNISSCENESVTLCAIVSRERANVRWLKDGQLLNKDNIHISSEGNTHKLTINPLQLSDSGEYVCDVNTDEMYFSLLVKEMMAKFSRPLENIVSQKGSSLTLRCEINKPKGDVQWLKDGKEISPSRRHTIRAQGRERSFTIHQVVDDDAGEYTCESTDDRTSATVTVETPRVVEFIAELRNITVCEGEDAVFKCVVSPEDTQFVWRLNGKLVALNERTVISSNGLCHMLCIHNCMVSDSGRVTADAEGLVSEAEFQVQEQQVLFTKKMTPVVAEEFSEASLEVEVGLDSGEVQWMRQGLLIHPGAKYTLKHKGRKHGLTIHKVAMSDRGTYSCETLHDRTQAQLTVEPRKITIKRGLADIKTTERETASFEVELSHPNVPGTWMRNGIQLKPTNHFRISAKGQVHSLTLSNLSVEETGTFMFCVENLKTSARLIVKEPPVNIFRKLEDQKFPDGAVISLECELSRHNVDVKWMKDGAELKPGKDMRIYAMGRKRFLQIMKCHVSDSGVYSCDAGDAITSCTVEVYERELLILQGLEDLDIQEDENAVFVCEISVADAPGEWYKNGERIHPTSTIKIRQEGTKHFLLMCNLRAEDSGEIKFVARHVESVAYVEVEELPVNIVKPLQDKTALEKSRVILDCTVSNPRCSIRWYKGCNVILPSERFEICSEGCYRKLIIQQVVLEDEGTYSVQVGEYTCSAKLTVEAQSLLMVRELKDVEVMAPDEACFECEVSVPVLKAPVWTLNGEPLQPSSRVRLEKMGTVHRLTLRQTCPDMNGAVEFTSGKAKSRAQLRVLSDP; encoded by the exons ATGGATGTGTTTGGTGGTGCACCACGTTTCTTGGCCTATCCAAGACCTGTGGTGGTACAAAGTGGAACTGATGCAGTCCTTAAGTGTCAAATTGGTGGTGACCCTAGGCCTGCAGTTATCTGGGAGCGAAACAATGAGAAGATTGACCCACAAGGACGATACAGGGTCTTTGAGGATGGAAATGTTTACAATCTcatcatttcagctgtgaccACAGAGGATAGTGGCCAATACATATGCAAAGCAAAGAACAGCATTGGGGAAACATatgcagcagccacactgaaGGTGGAAGGTGAGGCACAAGAGATGGAGTTACGAGAGGAAAATAAGCCACGATTCCTTATAAAGCCCCTGTCCACTCGCGTCGGCCGTGGGGAAGATGCTGTCTTCTCTTGTAAGCTCTGGGGAAACCCACGACCAGAGGTTGTCTGGGAAAAGGATGGCAGGAAACTCAATGAAATATTTGAGAGCACACATTTCAGCGTGGGCTACCAGGACGGTGGATGGTTCCAGCTTAAGATCTTTAAGACTCGTGCACCAGATGGTGGTGTTTATACATGCAAAGCCAGGAATGAGTTCGGGGAAGCGTTGGCAGGAGCTGTGTTGCTCGTTGATGCAGGCCCAGGACATGAGGAAGAAGGAAATCGTAATGGCTACACAAATGGCCACTGGAAAGCCAATCAGGGAAAACAGAGGAGTGGTAGGCAAGTGCCAAACCGGCTTAAAGATGACACCTTGACCAAGTCAActaaagtgaaaatgtttgcaGTGACAGAGGGTAAACATGCCAAATTCCGGTGTTTTGTGACTGGTAAACCCAAACCAGAAATAATTTGGAGGAAAGACGGGAGGCTGATACTGTCTGGAAGGCGTTATTTGTTATATGAAGACAGAGAAGGATACTTCACACTTAAAGTTCTTTACTGTAAGCAGAAGGATAATGGAGTTTACGTGTGTGCTGCATCGAATACTGCAGGGCAGACGCTCAGTGCCGTGCACCTCTCCGTAAAGG ATCCGCCTGTTCGGTTCAAGCAGCCTCTCATTGATCTAGAAGTATGGGAACGAGATTTGGCTGTTCTGGAGTGTGAAGTTCCAGAGGACTCTGTTCCCATCACGTGGTATCTGGAGGATAGACGACTGCAGCCAGGGGCCAAATATGGAATGGAGGAGTGGGGAACAAAACGGCGACTAACTATCCGAGACATCGGAGTTGATGACGATGGGATTTACCTCTGTGAGATGCCCGATGGGGGAAGAAGCATTGCAGAGGTAGCCGTGAAAG GGACAATTTTGCGGAAACTTCCAAGAAAAGTGGATGTTTTGGAAGGAGAAAATGCAGCCTTTTGTGTTgaagtggaaaaagaagaaatggacATACATTGGTATAAAGATGGCGGAGAGCTGCGTGAAACACATCAGACCATCCTTAAGTCCTTTGGTCGAACTCACATCCTGGTTTTCGTCAATACAATGCCCCAAGACTCTGGCCTTGTGACTTTCCTTGTTGGTAGATCCAAGACTTCCTCTCAGCTAAGAGTGAAAG CGGCCAGACATTGTCCTCCCAGTTGTCCCGTGGGTGTGCAGATCAACACAGAGCGTGCTAATGCTGCTCTTCTCTCATGGGTTCCTGCACAGGACTCACGAAAGAATCCTCCATCTGGATATGTTCTTGAGCGACAGGAAGTAGGCACCGGCTCACAGGAATGGCTACAATGCCTGACCACAGACTCCGCAACCTCTGTGGAGATACTTGGTGACAGCGTACCTTGTGAAGCGGATTATCGATTTCGTATTTGCAGTGTAAACAAATATGGAAAGAGCAACAATGTGGAGTTCCCAAGAGCTGTTCACTTGG ttCCAGTAGCCAGAATACAAGCTCCCTTACAGGATGCCTTGGTGCCAGAGGGACAAGATGCCCTCTTCTCAATTGAGCTCTCTGCTTCTGTTATCGGTACATGGTTCTTAAATGGTACTCAGCTTCAGGAGGATGAACATTATTCCATGCGTCGGTCACGAACACACCAATCTCTTCGTATTCGAGGAGTATGTGATACAGACAATGGAGCTGATATCACATTTATTGCCTATGGCATCCGGGACTCTGCAGCACTGTACATTCAAG CTCCTCTTGTGAAGTTTTCATCACTGTCAGAAATGGATCGAAACAAATTTGTAGAAATTGGGAACCCCATTGTGCTCTACTGTGAGCTGTCAGACCCTGCAGCTCCAGTGCACTGGTACAAGAATGGGGTGGAATTACAAACAATGGAGGGTCTTCAAATCCAATCAGAGGGCACCATGAGAAGAATTGTCATCCAATCAGCAGAGTTCTCACATTCAGGAGTGTATTGCTGTGATGCCATTGATGACGTCATCAGGTTCAATGTGGAAGTAGAGG CTCCGCCTGTGAAAATTACAACACTttgtgaggcagagaggaacaAGTCTGTTGAAGTTGGTGAACCCCTAGTGCTGCAGTGCGAGATATCAGATCCTAACGCTCAAGTTACTTGGTACAAGGATGGAATAAAACTACGTGAAGCAGCTGAGCAGGACATGCTGGCAGAGGGTTCCATAAGAACACTGGCTTTCCAGTCAGCGATGCCGTCCCATGCAGGGATTTACAGCTGCAAGACAACAGATGATGCAATGCAGTTTCATGTGGATGTTAAAG CTCCACTTCTGAAGTTTTCAGCTTTATCTGAGAGTGACCAGAAAAAGACCATCACAGCGGGCAGTCCCATTGCTCTACAATGTGAGTTGTCAGACCCCACTGGGCAAGTCAGTTGGTACAAGGATGGAACAAAGCTCCTACCTCACAATGGAGTAGACATCCAGTCAGAGGGAAATTTGAGGAGTCTAGTTGTGCCATCAGCAGAGCGGGCTCACACTGGTGTATACCGTTGTGAGTCAAAGGATGATGACATCCAGTTTGCTGTGGAAGTCAAAG CGCTACCTGTGAAGTTCCCAGTGCATCAAGAGACTGACAGGAACCAGTCTGTCCAAGAAGGCTCTCCCATTGTCCTCAGCTGTGAACTCGATTCTTGTGATTCCTCTGCTCATGTCGTCTGGTATAAGGATGGGACGAAGCTCCAACCACAAGACAATATGGAAATACAGTCTGATGGTCTAAGAAGGACACTACTCATCCATTCAGCAGAGAGCATCCATGGTGGCACCTATGAATGTTCAACATCAGATGACACCATCACATTTAAAGTGGATGTTAAAG CACCACCGGTAATGTTTGCCGATATCTCAGAGGAGGACCTTTTCAAGAGTGCTGTGGAACAGGAGCAGCTTGTTCTGTTGTGTGAAGTGTCAAGGGCTGATGGTGTTGTTCAGTGGTACAAAGATGGAACTGAAATGCAACCCAGCAATAATGTTACAATGCAAGCAGAGGGCACCAACAGGAGTCTGACAATACACTCAGCCCAACTGTCTGacacaggcacatacacatGTCGTGCAGGAGacaatgttttaatgttcaagGTTAACATAAGAG AACCTCCAGTGATGATAATCCACCCTAAGGAGGATGTCCATCTTGACCGTCATGTCCCTGAGGAAATTATTCTGAGCTGTGAACTGTCTCGTCCAAGTGGTGTCGTCAGCTGGTACAAAGACGGCCAAAAGCTGCAAGAGAGCGAAAACATCAAGCTCAAGATTGAGGGGCCTTATCGACGGCTGAAGATTCTTACTAGTGGAGTTGAGGATTCTGGAGAATATGTCTGTGATACAGCAGACAATTCAATATTCTTTCACCTTAATATTACAG AACCTCCCGTGCGGATTGTGTCCCCAAGTCAGTCCCAAATGGAACTGTGCCAGCAGACCTCAGAGCGGATGGTACTGAGCTGTGAGATCTCACGGCCCAATGCAGTGGTGCGCTGGTACCGAGATGGACTAGAGGTGGAGGAGAATGACAACCTTATCCTCGAGGTGGATGGTGTCTACAGAAGGCTCATTATACCTGAAACTACAGTCAAAGATTCGGCCGAATATGTCTGTGATACTGCAGATGACTCCATGACATTCTTTGTAAACATAGCAG AGCCTCCTGTTCGCTTCATACGTTCTAGGAAGGTGGCAAGTAAAGTAGAGAAAGTGGCTGGGCAGACCCTGGTTCTAGACTGTGAGGTTTCTAGATCAAATGCTGAGGTGACCTGGAAGAAGAATGGGGAAGAAGTAGAAGACTCCAGAAATATCACCATCCTTGAGGATGGTGTCATCCGTCAATTAACTGTTCACTCGCTGACAATGGAAGATGCTGGGCAATATGTCTGCGATGCAAAGGATGATGTGATGGATTTCCATGTAAAAGTGCAAG AGTTGCCTGTAAGAATTCTTGGAAAAACCgatgcaaaaacagaaaagcagttCTTAGTATCAGATGACATTATTCTAGTGTGTGAACTATCACGATCCAACGCCTCAGTCAGTTGGTACAAAGATAATCAGTTAATCGATGACACTGAGCGATACTGTAGTGAGGAGCAAGGCGTTTTCCGATCACTGGTTGTCCTAAATGCTGGGCTCGAAGATTCAGGAGAGTACACCTGTGATGCAGTGGATGATAAGATGGTCTTCTATATTACTGTCAAAG AGCCTCCGGTACAGATCATTGGAAACTCAGGCCATCCAGAGCACCACATCTTGGTAGCAGGAGATGACCTTATTTTGGAGTGTGAGGTGTCTCGGCCGAACTCCTCCGTTCAGTGGTTACGGAATGGCGAGATACTGAAACCAGACACTCGTATAAATATTGACAGCTATGATGTTGTGAGGAAGCTTGTTCTCTCTGGACTTCAGCCCTCAGACTCTGGAAAGTACATCTGTGATGCCATCGATGACAAACTGATAACAATCGTTGAGGTCCAAG AGCCACCAGTCAAGTTTGTGAACAAACAAGCAAATTCTAACATCTCATCGTGCGAGAATGAGAGTGTTACTCTGTGTGCAATTGTGAGCCGAGAAAGAGCTAATGTTCGCTGGCTGAAAGATGGCCAACTATTGAACAAGGACAACATTCACATCTCCAGTGAGGGTAATACCCACAAGCTCACCATTAATCCCCTGCAGCTGTCAGATTCTGGAGAATATGTCTGTGACGTAAACACAGATGAGATGTATTTCAGTCTTTTGGTCAAAG AAATGATGGCGAAATTTAGCAGACCACTGGAGAATATTGTGTCTCAGAAGGGCAGCAGCCTTACATTACGATGTGAGATCAACAAGCCCAAAGGAGATGTCCAGTGGCTGAAAGATGGAAAAGAGATCAGTCCAAGCCGTCGACACACAATACGGGCACAAGGTCGAGAGCGAAGTTTTACCATCCACCAAGTTGTGGATGATGATGCTGGAGAATATACCTGTGAATCCACAGATGACAGGACCTCCGCTACCGTCACTGTAGAAA CTCCCCGCGTTGTTGAGTTCATAGCGGAGCTTCGTAACATCACTGTCTGTGAGGGAGAAGATGCAGTATTTAAGTGTGTGGTTTCACCAGAGGACACCCAGTTTGTGTGGCGCTTAAATGGCAAACTGGTAGCTCTGAATGAGCGCACGGTCATTTCAAGCAACGGACTATGCCACATGCTCTGCATCCACAACTGCATGGTTTCAGATAGCGGCAGAGTGACAGCTGATGCAGAGGGGTTGGTATCAGAGGCAGAATTCCAGGTTCAAG AGCAACAGGTGTTGTTCACCAAGAAAATGACACCAGTTGTAGCTGAAGAGTTCAGTGAGGCAAGTCTAGAGGTGGAGGTGGGTCTGGATTCTGGTGAGGTGCAGTGGATGAGGCAAGGGTTGCTGATCCACCCTGGAGCCAAGTATACCCTGAAACACAAAGGCCGAAAGCATGGTCTCACCATCCACAAAGTGGCCATGTCTGACCGGGGCACCTACAGCTGTGAAACCCTCCATGACCGCACGCAAGCCCAACTCACAGTGGAAC CTCGAAAAATCACAATCAAGAGAGGACTGGCTGACATTAAAACCACCGAGAGAGAAACGGCATCTTTTGAGGTGGAGCTCTCCCATCCCAACGTCCCGGGCACTTGGATGAGAAACGGAATCCAGCTTAAGCCCACAAATCACTTCCGTATTAGTGCCAAAGGACAAGTCCACAGCCTCACTCTCTCTAACCTATCAGTAGAAGAAACTGGCACCTTTATGTTCTGTGTAGAGAATTTGAAGACGTCCGCAAGGCTTATTGTGAAGG AGCCCccagtgaacattttcagaaaactgGAAGACCAGAAATTCCCTGATGGGGCAGTAATCTCTCTTGAATGTGAGCTGTCAAGACACAACGTTGATGTTAAATGGATGAAG GATGGGGCTGAGCTCAAGCCAGGAAAAGACATGCGCATTTATGCAATGGGAAGGAAGCGGTTTCTTCAGATCATGAAATGCCATGTCAGCGATTCTGGGGTGTACTCCTGCGATGCTGGAGATGCTATTACATCATGCACTGTGGAGGTTTATG AGCGTGAGCTGCTGATCCTGCAGGGTCTCGAGGACCTGGACATCCAGGAAGACGAgaatgctgtgtttgtttgtgagatCTCAGTGGCGGATGCGCCCGGAGAATGGTACAAAAACGGGGAGAGGATCCATCCCACCAGCACTATCAAGATCCGCCAGGAAG GGACCAAACATTTTCTTCTAATGTGCAACTTGCGAGCAGAGGACTCTGGAGAGATCAAGTTTGTCGCCAGACATGTTGAATCAGTGGCTTATGTGGAAGTGGaag AGCTTCCTGTCAACATAGTGAAGCCTCTGCAGGATAAGACCGCCCTTGAGAAGAGCCGCGTGATCCTCGACTGCACCGTGTCCAACCCCAGATGTAGCATCCGCTGGTACAAAGGCTGCAACGTCATCCTGCCCTCCGAGCGCTTCGAGATCTGCAGCGAAGGCTGTTATCGTAAACTCATCATCCAGCAGGTGGTGCTGGAGGATGAGGGCACGTACAGTGTGCAGGTCGGAGAGTATACATGCTCTGCAAAACTGACAGTGGAGG CCCAGTCCCTGTTGATGGTCAGAGAGCTGAAGGACGTGGAAGTCATGGCCCCCGACGAGGCCTGCTTCGAATGTGAGGTCTCGGTCCCCGTCCTCAAAGCCCCAGTGTGGACTCTGAACGGGGAGCCCCTCCAGCCGAGCTCCCGGGTTCGCCTGGAGAAGATGGGCACAGTCCACAGGCTGACCCTCAGACAGACCTGCCCGGACATGAATGGAGCGGTGGAGTTCACCTCTGGGAAAGCAAAAAGCCGAGCCCAGCTCCGGGTACTGA GTGATCCATGA